The following proteins are encoded in a genomic region of Pseudomonadota bacterium:
- a CDS encoding 3-hydroxyacyl-CoA dehydrogenase NAD-binding domain-containing protein — translation MTAIERVAVIGAGVMGSGIAAQVANAGKEVLLLDIVPKGADNRNAIAEGAIARMLKTDPAPFMHKQNAKRITPGNTEDHLDRLAECDWIIEAVIEKLDIKQDLYRRIEKVRKLGAIVSSNTSTIPLSVLTRDMPESFRRDFLITHFFNPPRYMRLLEVVAGKETRAEAVSAMRAFADIALGKSVVDCRDTPGFIANRIGTFWLQCSVVEAMDGGLAIEEADAVVGPPMGFPKTGVFGLLDLVGLDLMPHVLNGLADALPKEDAFQAIYRKPEMIERMIAQGYTGRKGKGGFYRIDKASGKKVKQAMDLQSGEYRRAAKPKFTSVKTARKQGLRAVVEHPDKGGRYAWRVLSQTLSYAASLVPEIADDIAAIDEAMRLGYNWKQGPFEMLDRLGPAWFSGRLAAEGLPVPPFLAKAGRRSFYRVENGRRQRLALDGTYRDMVRPAGVVMLADIKLRSKPIVANRSASLWDIGDGVACLEFHSKMNSLNLGILAMVRKVAALVPGRYKALVVYNEGSNFSVGANLALLLVPAMLRLAPLIGWMVGRGQRAFKALKYAPFPVVGAPSGMALGGGCEALLHCDTIQAHAETYMGLVEPAVGLIPGWGGCKEMLTRWWVKPHRPGGPMPPVAKVFETVSTATVAKSAAEAKAYLFLRPEDGITMNRYRLLADAKAKALALVAGYRPPLSVALALPGPSARAAMELAVHDFRRRGLATAYDTVVAGALAGVLSGGATDVTETLGEDDLLTLERRAFTRLACRSGTVARIVHMLKTGKPLRN, via the coding sequence ATGACGGCGATCGAAAGGGTCGCCGTCATCGGTGCCGGCGTCATGGGTTCCGGCATCGCCGCCCAGGTGGCGAACGCCGGGAAAGAAGTCTTGCTGCTCGACATTGTGCCGAAGGGGGCCGACAACCGGAACGCCATCGCCGAGGGGGCGATCGCCCGGATGCTCAAGACCGACCCCGCGCCCTTCATGCACAAACAAAACGCGAAGCGGATCACGCCCGGCAACACGGAGGACCATCTCGACCGCTTGGCCGAATGCGATTGGATCATCGAGGCCGTCATCGAGAAGCTGGACATCAAGCAGGACCTCTACCGCCGGATCGAGAAGGTTCGAAAACTCGGCGCGATCGTTTCTTCGAACACTTCGACCATTCCGCTTTCCGTTCTCACCCGCGACATGCCGGAAAGCTTCCGCCGCGATTTTCTGATCACCCATTTTTTCAACCCCCCTCGTTACATGCGTCTTCTCGAAGTCGTCGCCGGCAAGGAAACGCGGGCGGAAGCAGTTTCGGCCATGCGCGCCTTCGCGGATATCGCGCTTGGAAAAAGCGTTGTCGATTGCAGGGACACGCCGGGCTTCATCGCGAACCGCATTGGTACTTTCTGGCTTCAGTGCAGTGTCGTGGAGGCGATGGATGGCGGGCTTGCGATCGAGGAGGCGGATGCCGTCGTAGGTCCACCCATGGGATTCCCCAAGACCGGCGTCTTCGGGCTTCTCGATCTGGTCGGGCTCGACCTCATGCCCCACGTCCTGAACGGGCTGGCGGATGCACTGCCGAAGGAAGACGCCTTTCAGGCCATCTATCGCAAACCCGAGATGATCGAACGGATGATCGCCCAAGGCTATACCGGCCGGAAGGGAAAGGGCGGGTTCTACCGCATCGATAAAGCGTCCGGCAAAAAGGTCAAACAGGCGATGGACCTGCAAAGCGGCGAATACCGGCGGGCGGCGAAGCCGAAATTTACAAGCGTCAAGACGGCCCGCAAGCAAGGCTTGCGGGCAGTCGTCGAACACCCCGACAAGGGCGGCCGGTACGCCTGGCGCGTGCTTTCGCAAACCTTGAGCTACGCCGCTTCCCTGGTGCCGGAGATCGCCGACGACATCGCCGCTATCGATGAGGCCATGCGGCTTGGCTACAATTGGAAGCAAGGCCCCTTCGAGATGCTCGACAGGCTAGGCCCCGCCTGGTTTAGCGGAAGGCTTGCGGCCGAGGGTCTTCCGGTTCCGCCCTTTCTTGCGAAGGCGGGCCGCCGTTCCTTCTACCGGGTGGAGAACGGCCGGCGTCAACGCCTGGCGCTGGACGGGACCTATCGCGACATGGTCCGGCCGGCCGGTGTCGTCATGCTGGCCGACATCAAGCTTCGTTCGAAGCCGATTGTTGCGAACCGCTCGGCGAGCCTCTGGGACATCGGCGATGGCGTGGCCTGCCTCGAATTCCATTCCAAGATGAATTCGCTCAACCTCGGGATACTCGCGATGGTTCGCAAGGTCGCGGCGCTGGTGCCGGGTCGTTACAAGGCGCTTGTCGTCTATAACGAAGGCAGCAATTTTTCGGTCGGCGCCAATCTGGCGTTGCTGCTGGTTCCCGCCATGCTGCGCTTGGCGCCCTTGATCGGTTGGATGGTCGGCCGGGGACAGCGGGCGTTCAAGGCGCTCAAATACGCGCCCTTCCCTGTCGTCGGCGCGCCCTCCGGCATGGCGCTCGGCGGGGGTTGCGAGGCGCTCCTGCATTGCGACACCATCCAGGCCCATGCCGAAACCTATATGGGTCTTGTTGAGCCCGCCGTCGGGCTTATCCCCGGCTGGGGCGGCTGCAAGGAGATGCTGACGCGCTGGTGGGTCAAGCCGCACCGTCCCGGCGGTCCGATGCCGCCGGTCGCCAAGGTCTTCGAGACGGTCAGCACGGCGACCGTCGCGAAATCGGCGGCGGAGGCGAAAGCGTACCTTTTCTTGCGGCCCGAGGATGGCATCACCATGAACCGCTATCGGCTGCTGGCCGACGCCAAGGCCAAGGCGCTCGCGTTGGTTGCCGGCTATCGGCCGCCACTGTCGGTTGCGCTTGCGCTGCCGGGGCCAAGTGCCCGGGCGGCGATGGAACTCGCCGT
- a CDS encoding thiolase family protein, which yields MINVVIAGYVRSPFALANKGALGKVRPDDLLAQVIKGLVEKTKIRPEDIEDLIVGCAFPEGEQGLNIARLAVFLAGLPITVSGVTVNRFCGSSMQAIHMAAGAIQMNAGEAFICAGVESMTRVPMGGFNPLLNPGLYESYPQAYISMGETAEKVAALYRLSRQEQDAFSVASQKKAAAAQAAGKFIDEIVPIQGKEGTVVKDGCIRAETTLEALAGLKPAFDQAGTVTAGTASPLTDGASAVLVCSEAYANKAGLAPTARIKSIATSGCKPEIMGIGPVGATKKALQRAGLSAGDLDVIELNEAFASQALASIRDLGLDEARINLDGGAIALGHPLGATGARITGKAAQLLKREGGRYALATQCIGGGQGIATILEAMP from the coding sequence ATGATCAACGTTGTCATCGCGGGGTATGTGCGGTCTCCCTTCGCTCTTGCAAACAAGGGCGCGCTCGGGAAAGTCCGACCGGACGATCTTCTCGCCCAGGTCATCAAGGGGCTGGTCGAAAAGACAAAAATTCGCCCGGAAGACATTGAGGATCTGATCGTTGGGTGCGCCTTCCCGGAAGGTGAGCAGGGGCTGAACATCGCTCGTCTCGCCGTTTTCCTGGCGGGTCTTCCGATCACGGTTTCCGGCGTGACGGTGAACCGTTTCTGCGGCTCCTCGATGCAGGCCATTCACATGGCGGCGGGTGCTATCCAGATGAACGCGGGCGAGGCCTTCATCTGCGCCGGGGTCGAATCGATGACCCGTGTTCCCATGGGGGGCTTCAACCCGCTTCTTAATCCAGGCCTCTACGAATCCTATCCCCAGGCCTACATCTCGATGGGGGAAACGGCCGAAAAGGTCGCTGCCCTCTATCGGCTTTCCCGCCAGGAGCAGGACGCCTTTTCGGTTGCGAGCCAGAAGAAGGCCGCGGCCGCACAGGCCGCCGGCAAGTTTATCGACGAGATCGTGCCGATCCAAGGCAAGGAAGGCACGGTCGTGAAGGACGGCTGCATCCGGGCCGAGACGACACTGGAAGCGCTCGCCGGTCTGAAACCCGCCTTCGACCAGGCCGGCACGGTGACCGCCGGCACCGCGTCCCCGCTAACGGATGGGGCTTCTGCCGTTCTCGTCTGCAGCGAGGCCTATGCCAACAAGGCGGGCCTCGCGCCGACCGCCAGGATCAAGAGCATCGCCACGTCCGGCTGCAAGCCGGAGATCATGGGCATCGGCCCGGTCGGCGCGACGAAGAAGGCGCTCCAGCGCGCGGGTCTTTCCGCCGGCGACCTCGACGTCATCGAGCTGAACGAAGCCTTCGCCTCCCAGGCGCTTGCCAGCATCCGGGATCTTGGCCTCGATGAGGCCCGGATCAACCTCGACGGCGGCGCCATCGCACTCGGTCATCCCCTGGGCGCCACCGGTGCGCGCATCACCGGCAAGGCGGCCCAGCTTCTGAAGCGGGAAGGGGGCCGCTACGCCCTTGCCACCCAATGCATCGGCGGCGGCCAGGGCATCGCCACCATTCTGGAGGCCATGCCATGA